In one window of Flavobacterium ginsengisoli DNA:
- a CDS encoding SDR family oxidoreductase gives MINISSASAQRPLTRVVGYSASKAAIDNFTQWMAVELAQKYGEGIRVNAISPGFFIGEQNRALLLTPEGKLTPRGEKIIDHTPMGRFGTPEDIDGALLFLCGDMSKFVTGITLKVDGGFACNEYLKYQPLSCKVFKTL, from the coding sequence ATTATCAACATTTCTTCTGCTTCGGCACAAAGGCCTTTAACGAGAGTTGTGGGTTATTCTGCTTCAAAAGCGGCAATCGACAACTTTACACAATGGATGGCGGTTGAATTGGCTCAAAAATACGGCGAAGGAATTCGTGTAAATGCAATTTCTCCAGGCTTTTTCATTGGAGAACAAAATCGCGCTTTATTGCTTACTCCAGAAGGGAAACTAACGCCAAGAGGCGAAAAAATCATCGATCATACCCCAATGGGAAGATTTGGAACTCCGGAAGATATTGACGGCGCGCTTTTATTTTTATGCGGCGACATGTCGAAATTCGTAACAGGAATTACATTAAAAGTAGACGGCGGATTTGCTTGCAACGAGTATTTAAAATATCAACCTCTCTCCTGCAAGGTTTTTAAAACCTTGTAG
- a CDS encoding SDR family NAD(P)-dependent oxidoreductase, with protein sequence MNSIFNLEGKIALITGGAGVLGSNFANVLAKQGVIVGIVSQSLEKAESTVKAIEANGGKGFAVQANVLNKEELEKIKDFIVEKYGRLDILINAAGGNMPGATIQPDQAIYDMKSDDLQKVIDLNIIGTMLPSQVFLRTFCETEIRKYYQHFFCFGTKAFNESCGLFCFKSGNRQLYTMDGG encoded by the coding sequence ATGAATTCAATATTCAACTTAGAAGGAAAAATTGCACTGATTACGGGAGGTGCCGGAGTTTTAGGAAGCAATTTTGCAAATGTATTAGCAAAACAAGGCGTTATTGTTGGAATCGTTTCTCAGTCACTTGAAAAAGCTGAAAGCACTGTAAAAGCGATCGAAGCAAATGGCGGAAAAGGTTTTGCGGTTCAGGCCAATGTTTTAAATAAAGAAGAATTAGAAAAAATTAAAGATTTTATCGTTGAAAAATACGGACGTCTTGATATCTTGATTAACGCCGCTGGCGGAAATATGCCAGGTGCAACGATTCAGCCAGATCAAGCTATTTATGATATGAAAAGCGATGATTTGCAAAAAGTAATCGATTTGAATATTATTGGAACTATGCTTCCTTCTCAGGTCTTTCTTCGCACTTTTTGCGAAACAGAAATCAGGAAATATTATCAACATTTCTTCTGCTTCGGCACAAAGGCCTTTAACGAGAGTTGTGGGTTATTCTGCTTCAAAAGCGGCAATCGACAACTTTACACAATGGATGGCGGTTGA
- a CDS encoding bifunctional 4-hydroxy-2-oxoglutarate aldolase/2-dehydro-3-deoxy-phosphogluconate aldolase, with protein sequence MSTIQNSIDAIIKQGMLPLYFNADENKSISVLRTLYNIGIRAVEYTSRGPEALSNFKKMVEVRNAEMPEMLLGIGTIKNLVQAETYYLTGADFFISPGFVPEVASFLIPKDVLYAPGCMTPTEIILAENAGCKIH encoded by the coding sequence ATGAGTACAATTCAGAATTCTATCGATGCCATAATCAAACAAGGAATGCTTCCGTTGTATTTCAATGCCGACGAAAATAAAAGCATTTCTGTTTTAAGAACATTATATAATATCGGTATTAGAGCAGTTGAATATACAAGCCGTGGCCCAGAAGCGCTTTCAAACTTCAAAAAAATGGTTGAAGTAAGAAATGCTGAAATGCCAGAAATGCTTCTTGGAATTGGTACGATCAAAAATTTAGTGCAAGCAGAAACTTATTATTTAACTGGTGCAGATTTTTTTATAAGTCCAGGATTTGTTCCTGAAGTCGCTTCATTTTTAATTCCAAAAGATGTTCTCTATGCTCCAGGCTGTATGACTCCAACTGAAATTATTCTTGCTGAAAATGCCGGTTGTAAAATTCATTAA
- a CDS encoding YhcH/YjgK/YiaL family protein, which translates to MILDSLHNAQKYYGLHPNFKKAFDYVNQNDIANLEEGAFEIGEGLKLIVIVGQGNTKEEAVKGFECHDKNIDIQISIKEPETFAWKPREKCVNPNGEYSDERDVRFFHDAPDTFFEMQEKQFAILFPEDVHTAMIGEGTLKKIVIKVKI; encoded by the coding sequence ATGATACTAGATTCATTACATAATGCTCAGAAATACTATGGTTTACATCCAAATTTCAAGAAAGCATTTGATTATGTAAATCAAAATGACATTGCCAATCTTGAAGAAGGTGCTTTTGAAATTGGCGAAGGTTTAAAACTAATTGTAATTGTCGGACAAGGAAATACAAAAGAAGAAGCAGTTAAAGGTTTTGAATGTCATGATAAAAACATCGATATCCAGATTTCGATTAAAGAACCAGAAACTTTTGCATGGAAACCAAGAGAAAAATGTGTGAATCCGAATGGTGAATATAGTGACGAAAGAGATGTTCGATTTTTTCATGATGCACCAGATACCTTTTTTGAAATGCAGGAAAAACAATTTGCAATCTTGTTTCCAGAAGATGTTCACACTGCAATGATTGGCGAAGGAACGTTGAAAAAGATTGTTATTAAAGTAAAAATATAG
- a CDS encoding substrate-binding domain-containing protein: protein MHKRGQVAQETVDKVNAIIEEFGYTRNILASNLALNKKFHFAVFLPKSETLEYWKSQVDGIEKVALEFSKFGIVLDYFFYDYNLVSFKESAQRVLEFDCDGLLFAPIFYKDSVEFLKEYEKKNIPIVMIDSNISEENEHAYVGQDAFQSGYLAGRLISFAVKNKRQVLIFKITREIESTSVYQQRIKGFYSYFEDHDELTNFKFSEFALKDSGIDQLNLEMFSGVNSVFVPNSRAYIVAEFLEKNNIKGVRIIGFDLLKENIEYLNKGVIDFLINQRPEDQGYMGINYLYKKLVLQEETEKTHYIPLEIILKENYFPVRR from the coding sequence ATACATAAACGCGGGCAAGTGGCGCAGGAAACCGTTGATAAGGTAAATGCAATAATTGAAGAATTTGGATATACCCGAAATATTTTGGCAAGTAATCTGGCTTTAAACAAAAAGTTTCATTTTGCTGTTTTCCTTCCAAAATCAGAAACTTTGGAGTATTGGAAAAGTCAGGTCGATGGAATAGAAAAAGTCGCTTTGGAATTTAGCAAATTCGGAATTGTTTTGGATTATTTTTTTTATGATTATAATCTAGTATCGTTCAAAGAATCTGCTCAGAGAGTACTAGAATTTGATTGTGATGGACTTTTATTTGCACCGATTTTCTACAAAGATTCTGTTGAGTTTTTAAAGGAATATGAAAAGAAAAATATTCCGATTGTAATGATCGATTCGAATATTTCTGAAGAAAACGAACATGCATATGTCGGTCAAGATGCTTTTCAGAGCGGATATTTAGCTGGAAGATTAATCAGTTTTGCTGTAAAAAATAAAAGACAAGTTCTAATTTTTAAGATTACTAGAGAAATCGAAAGTACTTCTGTGTATCAGCAACGCATAAAAGGTTTTTATTCGTATTTTGAAGATCATGACGAATTAACCAATTTCAAGTTTTCTGAATTTGCCTTAAAAGATTCAGGAATCGATCAGTTGAATTTGGAAATGTTTTCTGGCGTAAACAGTGTTTTTGTACCAAATTCTAGAGCTTATATTGTTGCTGAGTTTTTAGAAAAAAATAATATAAAAGGTGTTCGAATTATTGGTTTTGATTTACTAAAAGAAAACATCGAATATTTAAATAAAGGCGTAATAGATTTTTTAATCAACCAAAGGCCCGAAGATCAAGGTTATATGGGAATTAATTATTTGTATAAAAAGCTGGTTCTACAGGAAGAAACAGAAAAGACACATTATATTCCGTTGGAGATTATTTTGAAGGAAAATTATTTTCCTGTTAGAAGATAA
- a CDS encoding DUF4861 family protein — translation MKKHLFIIAILTANFTAFSQNKIITVTNNLKVDREFETIELTKKSLGLPANVKLEDYAIKNGNTFLETQTVDNDGDGNADLLLFQPKIKASSKQDFEVLIGTNPSASKVMSCYSRFVPERTDDYAWENNKVAFRTYGPVAQKMVEDNIPGGTLTSGIDAWLKRVDYPIINKWYEKTTTGTGTYHKDTGEGLDNFQVGDSRGVGGIAVNVDGKYYFSKNFISWKTITTGPIRTSFILTYADWDAKGNKITESKLISLDYGSQLSRFEINITGTKTIAAGLTLHDKKGTIGTNLKEGWLSYWEPIDDSEIGMGLVAPKGSLISFDNHVTDEKELSNLYGNISVKNNKAIYYVGFGWKKGSPFQTKQEWEKYLSSFAEKVNNPLIVKVKK, via the coding sequence TTGAAAAAACATCTTTTTATCATAGCCATTCTGACAGCCAATTTTACTGCTTTTTCTCAGAATAAAATCATAACTGTTACCAACAATTTAAAAGTTGACAGAGAGTTTGAAACCATCGAATTAACTAAAAAATCTCTTGGATTACCTGCAAATGTCAAACTCGAAGATTATGCAATAAAAAATGGCAATACCTTTTTAGAAACACAAACCGTAGATAATGATGGAGACGGAAATGCAGATTTGCTTTTATTTCAGCCCAAAATTAAAGCTTCTTCAAAACAGGATTTTGAGGTTTTGATTGGAACAAACCCTTCGGCTTCAAAAGTAATGAGCTGTTATTCTCGATTTGTTCCAGAACGCACCGACGATTATGCATGGGAAAACAATAAAGTAGCGTTTAGAACTTACGGACCTGTAGCGCAAAAAATGGTTGAAGATAATATTCCTGGCGGAACGTTAACCAGCGGAATTGATGCTTGGCTAAAAAGAGTCGATTATCCTATCATTAATAAATGGTACGAAAAAACAACAACCGGAACTGGAACATACCATAAAGATACTGGCGAAGGTCTGGATAATTTTCAAGTTGGAGACAGTCGCGGCGTGGGCGGAATTGCAGTTAATGTTGATGGAAAATATTATTTCTCCAAGAATTTCATTAGCTGGAAAACGATTACAACTGGTCCAATTAGAACAAGTTTTATTTTAACTTATGCCGATTGGGATGCCAAAGGAAATAAAATAACCGAATCGAAATTAATTAGTTTAGATTATGGAAGTCAGCTTTCTCGTTTTGAAATCAATATTACTGGAACAAAAACTATTGCAGCCGGTTTAACGCTTCATGACAAAAAAGGAACAATTGGCACCAATTTAAAAGAAGGCTGGTTAAGTTATTGGGAACCTATTGATGATTCTGAAATTGGTATGGGTTTAGTTGCGCCAAAAGGTTCGTTAATTAGTTTTGATAATCATGTTACTGACGAAAAAGAATTAAGCAACTTATACGGAAATATTTCAGTAAAAAACAACAAAGCTATTTATTATGTTGGTTTTGGATGGAAAAAAGGAAGTCCGTTTCAAACCAAACAAGAATGGGAAAAGTATTTGAGTTCTTTTGCTGAGAAGGTAAATAATCCTTTGATTGTGAAGGTTAAAAAGTGA
- a CDS encoding triple tyrosine motif-containing protein, protein MHVRKIFQTKEGLLLFTQKNGLFTFNENQIKPFVTEVDHLLKQNQISAGIELSDGYFGIGTRQSGLIVIDSDGHLVQHIDKQMGLQNEYVTNFKIDKEGNLWVTLKGGISLIQISSPLSKIIDGTNSETKIYCSQIYQNKLYIGTDNGLFWLNWEAYKSGKRENVTFQHVSGMSENVWNLGVFGNSLLAFEKNGIFEINGNSAKSLAQIDGAWQGILIPNRSDLLVVGGYTGLYLLKKVNGSWVFQHRIKGFEESSRIMETDKQGNIWIAHGYKGIYKLKFNSTFDSVTDIQFYNDKNGFPSSLFLNTFKVDNQILFGTTKGVYRQDVSSKKMIPDPVFKKYLGLENHIRLLKPDNQDNIWYVSGENTGKMSKQKNGSFKIEELPFRKLRYIYVPGFENIQTTNSGDVFFGTQEGLIHYSAIKNKKYETKYKAVISEVKCIFPKDSLLFSSRYDVLPNKTGSVNDKFSTVLSYANNALHFSFASLCFDDADATKYEYWLEGFEPTWSDYSLQTEKEYTNLPENEYVFHVRAKNMYDVVSEEAVFKFEVLPPWYRTFWAYLFYFALYSIVIYLIVRYQKFVAERQRLQLIENQERELLRSRAELNEQKLTLEQENMAIVRENLQTTINLKNAKVASNTVNLIHLNEILLSIKELIAQIDKKNEPNVNFSLLTKINKLIDHELQGDKHWNEFEEIFNQLHDNFMRRLKSSYPELTPRDMRLCAYLRMNFNTKEIAPLLGISVRGVEDTRYRIRKKLQLPSDTNITEFILNF, encoded by the coding sequence ATGCATGTTAGAAAGATTTTCCAAACGAAAGAAGGACTTTTGTTGTTCACGCAAAAAAATGGTCTTTTTACATTCAATGAAAATCAAATAAAACCATTTGTAACCGAAGTAGATCATTTGCTAAAACAGAATCAAATTTCAGCAGGAATTGAACTTTCTGATGGATATTTCGGAATTGGAACCCGCCAATCAGGGTTGATAGTTATAGATAGTGATGGACATTTGGTTCAACATATTGATAAGCAAATGGGACTTCAGAATGAATATGTAACCAATTTTAAAATTGATAAAGAAGGCAATTTATGGGTGACGCTCAAAGGTGGAATTTCGCTGATTCAGATTTCGTCTCCTTTGTCAAAAATTATAGATGGCACAAATTCTGAAACCAAAATTTATTGCAGTCAGATTTATCAGAATAAATTGTATATCGGAACAGATAACGGTTTGTTTTGGCTGAATTGGGAAGCTTATAAAAGCGGAAAAAGAGAAAATGTAACTTTTCAGCATGTTTCTGGAATGTCTGAAAATGTCTGGAATCTTGGTGTTTTTGGTAATTCTTTGTTGGCTTTTGAAAAAAACGGAATATTCGAAATCAATGGAAATTCTGCGAAATCGCTGGCCCAAATAGATGGTGCTTGGCAAGGAATTCTAATTCCGAATCGGTCAGATTTATTGGTAGTTGGTGGATACACAGGATTATATTTGCTGAAAAAAGTAAATGGATCTTGGGTTTTTCAGCATCGAATAAAAGGTTTTGAGGAAAGTAGTAGAATTATGGAAACCGATAAACAAGGAAACATTTGGATTGCGCACGGTTATAAAGGAATTTATAAACTTAAATTCAATTCAACATTTGATTCCGTTACCGATATTCAATTTTATAATGATAAGAATGGATTTCCGTCGAGTTTGTTTTTAAATACTTTTAAAGTAGATAATCAGATATTATTTGGAACAACAAAAGGCGTTTACAGGCAAGATGTTTCTTCAAAAAAAATGATTCCGGATCCTGTTTTCAAGAAATATCTCGGATTAGAAAATCATATTCGATTATTAAAACCAGACAATCAAGATAATATTTGGTACGTTTCTGGCGAAAATACTGGAAAAATGAGCAAACAGAAAAATGGGAGTTTTAAGATTGAAGAGCTTCCATTTCGAAAACTTCGATATATATATGTTCCTGGTTTTGAAAATATTCAAACCACAAACAGTGGTGACGTTTTCTTTGGAACACAAGAGGGTTTGATACATTACAGTGCAATTAAAAACAAGAAATACGAAACGAAATACAAAGCAGTTATTTCGGAAGTAAAATGTATTTTTCCGAAAGATAGTTTGTTGTTTTCCAGCCGTTACGATGTGCTCCCAAATAAAACAGGATCAGTAAATGATAAGTTTTCGACTGTGTTATCTTATGCCAATAATGCGCTTCATTTTTCTTTTGCATCGCTTTGTTTTGATGATGCAGATGCAACAAAATATGAGTATTGGCTGGAAGGTTTTGAGCCAACTTGGTCAGATTACAGTCTTCAAACAGAGAAAGAATATACCAACTTGCCAGAAAATGAATATGTTTTTCATGTACGCGCAAAAAATATGTACGATGTGGTTAGTGAAGAAGCTGTTTTTAAGTTTGAAGTTTTACCTCCTTGGTACAGAACTTTCTGGGCTTATTTATTTTATTTTGCGCTTTATAGTATTGTAATTTATTTAATTGTTAGATATCAGAAATTTGTTGCTGAGCGTCAACGCCTTCAATTAATAGAGAATCAGGAAAGAGAATTGCTTCGAAGTCGTGCAGAACTTAACGAACAGAAACTGACATTAGAACAAGAAAATATGGCAATTGTTCGTGAGAATCTTCAAACGACAATTAATCTTAAAAATGCTAAAGTGGCTTCCAATACAGTCAATTTAATTCATTTAAATGAAATTTTGCTTTCAATAAAAGAATTGATCGCGCAGATTGACAAGAAAAACGAACCGAATGTAAACTTTAGTCTTCTGACAAAAATCAATAAATTAATAGATCACGAATTGCAGGGAGACAAACATTGGAACGAATTTGAAGAAATTTTCAATCAGTTGCATGATAATTTTATGCGCCGATTAAAATCGAGTTATCCAGAATTGACTCCACGCGATATGCGATTGTGTGCTTATTTGCGAATGAATTTCAATACAAAAGAAATTGCACCGCTTTTAGGAATTTCTGTTCGTGGTGTGGAAGATACCCGTTATAGAATTCGCAAAAAATTGCAGTTACCGTCTGATACGAATATCACCGAATTCATTCTTAATTTTTAA
- a CDS encoding family 16 glycosylhydrolase, producing MKQNDFFFGRPPKSNSYLLKQFCVAVLFLLLPFLKTQAQCNTLVWSDEFNGTTVDLTKWQSISGNGCPSLCGFGNAEAQRYDPNQATIVKEGTNSYLNIEAKYAPNAQFPDQPYASSKLTTEGKYSLKYGRVEARMKLSNAQGAWPAFWMLPVNGNWPFTGEIDIMEAKHRNPKSVDGTIHYDGGGYQFTGRSYSSPIDLSSDFHVYAVEWGPNFIKWFVDDVLFHTATPNTTVNGGWPFNDNNFYIILNLAVGSYGTPYTRVNGAGVEPIPADFPAKLQVDYVRVYDGSFKYAVTGDNKVYQNETSKTYSVNAIAGATYNWTVPAGATITSGQGTNSITVNWGTSGGDVSVTATVSGCNVNNYKLAVTTEPALPVEKIHDDFQSNRNVLYPVKTGVLTEAVANPSATGINTSALVGKYVRNSSELYDVLNIRNVTITNANDYVYGRKRLSFDIYTSAPVGTKISMQLENSNVTTATNYPSGRHSGFKATTTVQNKWETIEFEFEKIIDPNTSALSINNVVLLFESNSNSGATYYFDNLLTKAAPEKPIIATDVLQNYDGVNKIIKGTTTGTYSVVANPATNSVNSSANVAKYVRNVSEQYDVLFFNTQSTIEDAGLLKNQTNKILIDVYTSAPIGTVVSLNLENSATSLPANYPTGRNSTYVAITTKQNQWETLTFYYNSSPDGGTSNLAVNQMVLLFNSGSYTADTYYFDNIRIGSTKLPDTFTQGVIYEDYQTIHNITFRDAIGTYTANTVNPNASGINTSSNVGKYVRKSTELYDNFSFNTTIANIGDFKGGVKKFAMDVYTSAPVGSIISWQAESSASVPANYPVGRHSIYQGVVKQTNAWHTVTFTYASSPDASTADSEVNRFVFLFEPGTNSGNTYYFDNLRALNLVSTETPAGLPSPWISTDLGAVTPAGEATHSNGTFTIKGAGNDIWDTSDQFQFVNQSITGDAEIIAKVNSLTNTNTYAKAGVMFRETLTPTSKHAMTDASAASRN from the coding sequence ATGAAGCAAAATGACTTTTTTTTCGGCCGACCACCGAAAAGCAATTCTTATTTATTAAAACAATTTTGTGTAGCGGTTTTGTTCTTACTGTTGCCATTTCTCAAAACTCAAGCGCAATGCAATACGCTCGTTTGGTCTGATGAATTTAATGGCACAACGGTAGATTTAACCAAATGGCAAAGCATTTCAGGAAACGGATGTCCGTCGCTCTGCGGATTCGGAAATGCTGAAGCGCAGCGTTACGATCCCAATCAGGCGACAATTGTAAAAGAAGGAACAAATAGTTACTTAAACATTGAGGCAAAATATGCGCCTAACGCACAATTTCCAGATCAGCCGTATGCTTCTTCAAAATTGACAACGGAAGGAAAGTATTCTTTAAAGTACGGAAGAGTAGAAGCTCGTATGAAACTTTCTAACGCACAAGGTGCTTGGCCGGCTTTCTGGATGCTTCCAGTTAATGGCAATTGGCCTTTTACTGGAGAAATTGACATTATGGAAGCCAAACACAGAAATCCAAAATCGGTAGATGGAACGATTCATTATGATGGTGGAGGATATCAGTTTACAGGAAGAAGCTACAGTTCTCCAATTGATTTGTCATCAGATTTTCATGTTTATGCTGTAGAATGGGGACCAAATTTTATTAAATGGTTTGTGGATGATGTTCTATTTCATACGGCAACACCAAACACAACTGTAAACGGCGGATGGCCTTTTAATGACAACAATTTTTATATTATTTTGAATCTCGCAGTTGGAAGCTACGGAACACCTTATACGAGAGTTAACGGTGCAGGAGTAGAGCCAATTCCTGCCGATTTTCCAGCAAAATTACAGGTCGATTATGTTCGTGTTTACGATGGAAGTTTTAAATATGCAGTAACTGGCGATAACAAAGTTTACCAAAACGAAACTAGTAAAACGTATTCTGTAAATGCAATTGCGGGTGCAACTTATAATTGGACTGTTCCAGCAGGAGCAACAATTACATCAGGGCAGGGAACAAATTCTATTACGGTAAATTGGGGAACTTCTGGAGGAGATGTTTCGGTAACGGCTACAGTTTCAGGCTGTAATGTAAATAACTACAAATTGGCAGTAACAACCGAACCAGCATTGCCTGTTGAAAAAATACATGATGATTTCCAAAGCAATCGAAATGTATTGTATCCTGTAAAAACGGGAGTTTTGACCGAAGCTGTAGCGAATCCTTCTGCTACCGGAATTAATACTTCGGCTTTGGTTGGAAAATATGTTCGAAATTCAAGCGAATTGTATGATGTGTTGAACATCAGAAATGTAACCATTACTAATGCTAATGATTATGTTTACGGAAGAAAAAGACTTTCGTTTGATATTTATACTTCGGCTCCGGTTGGAACAAAAATTTCGATGCAGTTAGAAAACAGCAATGTTACGACTGCGACGAATTATCCGTCAGGTAGACATAGTGGTTTTAAAGCTACGACCACAGTTCAGAACAAATGGGAAACAATCGAGTTTGAATTTGAAAAAATAATTGATCCAAATACGAGTGCTTTATCAATTAATAATGTGGTACTTCTTTTTGAATCGAATTCGAATTCTGGAGCGACTTATTATTTCGATAATCTGCTGACAAAAGCAGCGCCAGAAAAGCCAATTATTGCAACAGATGTGCTGCAAAATTACGACGGAGTAAATAAAATCATAAAAGGAACAACAACTGGAACGTATTCTGTTGTGGCAAATCCTGCGACAAATTCGGTCAATTCTTCTGCAAATGTCGCGAAGTATGTTCGAAATGTATCTGAGCAATATGATGTGCTTTTCTTCAATACACAAAGTACGATTGAGGATGCCGGTTTGTTGAAAAATCAGACGAATAAAATTTTGATTGATGTGTACACTTCTGCACCAATTGGGACAGTGGTAAGTTTGAATTTAGAAAACAGTGCAACATCACTTCCAGCCAATTATCCTACAGGAAGAAATAGTACCTACGTAGCGATTACAACCAAACAAAATCAATGGGAAACATTGACTTTCTATTACAATTCTAGTCCAGATGGAGGAACTTCAAATTTGGCAGTAAACCAAATGGTTTTGTTATTTAATTCGGGTTCTTACACAGCTGATACCTATTATTTCGATAATATTCGAATTGGCTCTACTAAACTTCCAGATACATTTACGCAAGGTGTAATTTATGAAGATTACCAGACGATTCACAATATTACATTTAGAGATGCAATTGGAACGTATACGGCAAACACAGTAAACCCAAATGCAAGCGGAATTAATACTTCTTCAAATGTTGGAAAATACGTTCGCAAATCGACAGAACTGTATGATAATTTCTCATTTAATACTACAATAGCCAATATTGGAGATTTTAAAGGTGGAGTTAAAAAGTTCGCAATGGACGTTTACACTTCTGCACCAGTCGGATCTATTATTTCTTGGCAAGCAGAAAGCAGCGCTTCAGTTCCAGCAAATTATCCTGTTGGAAGACATAGTATTTATCAAGGAGTTGTAAAACAAACCAACGCCTGGCATACAGTAACTTTTACTTATGCAAGTTCACCAGATGCTTCAACAGCAGACAGTGAAGTAAATCGTTTTGTTTTCTTATTTGAACCGGGAACAAATTCTGGAAACACGTATTATTTTGATAATTTAAGAGCTTTAAATTTAGTCTCTACAGAAACTCCAGCGGGATTACCTTCGCCTTGGATTAGCACCGATTTAGGAGCAGTTACTCCAGCGGGTGAAGCGACACATTCTAACGGTACTTTTACCATCAAAGGAGCAGGAAATGATATTTGGGATACAAGCGATCAGTTTCAATTTGTAAATCAATCTATTACTGGAGATGCAGAAATTATTGCTAAAGTAAATTCGTTAACCAATACAAATACTTATGCAAAAGCGGGAGTAATGTTCCGTGAAACGCTTACGCCAACATCAAAACACGCCATGACAGATGCTAGCGCAGCAAGCAGGAATTGA
- a CDS encoding discoidin domain-containing protein yields MLAQQAGIEFLTRDTASGVTTAEVTTGATPKWVRLVRSGNVFTSYSSDNGTTWTQVGTPRTIAMASTIYVGMAVTSHANGTLTTGVFSNVTVRNITANPNVNLALAKTATASTEENPTLSANKATDGDSTTTRWASSFANATEWIYVDLGSNYNINRVVLKWEAAYATQYKVQISTDNVFTENETVSNQTAGDGGTDDLTVSGTGRYIRILCNAKALPPYGYSLYEIEAYGSSSTARMAMNVVEEPQAEEVVFAMYPNPTTNYIQVSSPENLDNKIITIYDDSGTLILENKPQGNESVIDISKLRRGIYILNFKSDQKSWTKKLIKK; encoded by the coding sequence ATGCTAGCGCAGCAAGCAGGAATTGAGTTTTTAACTCGTGATACTGCTTCGGGAGTAACCACTGCTGAGGTTACAACAGGAGCGACTCCAAAATGGGTTCGTTTGGTAAGATCTGGAAATGTGTTTACATCTTATTCTTCAGATAACGGAACAACATGGACACAAGTAGGAACGCCAAGAACGATTGCAATGGCTAGCACTATTTATGTAGGAATGGCAGTTACGTCTCATGCAAACGGAACTCTAACAACAGGAGTTTTCAGCAATGTAACTGTTCGAAATATAACTGCAAATCCGAATGTGAATTTAGCTTTAGCTAAAACAGCAACAGCTTCTACAGAAGAAAATCCTACGCTTTCTGCAAATAAAGCAACAGACGGCGATAGCACAACGACAAGATGGGCGAGTTCTTTTGCTAATGCGACTGAATGGATTTATGTTGATTTAGGAAGCAATTACAACATTAACAGAGTGGTTTTAAAATGGGAAGCGGCTTATGCAACACAATACAAAGTTCAGATTTCAACTGATAATGTTTTTACAGAAAACGAAACAGTAAGCAATCAAACTGCCGGTGATGGAGGAACAGATGATTTAACAGTGAGCGGAACAGGAAGATACATTCGAATTTTATGTAACGCTAAAGCTTTGCCTCCGTACGGATATTCATTGTATGAAATCGAAGCATATGGATCATCTTCTACAGCTAGAATGGCTATGAATGTTGTTGAAGAACCGCAGGCAGAAGAAGTTGTTTTTGCCATGTACCCAAATCCGACAACTAATTATATTCAAGTTTCATCTCCTGAGAACTTAGATAATAAAATCATTACGATTTACGACGATTCTGGAACTTTAATTTTAGAAAACAAACCTCAAGGAAACGAAAGCGTAATTGACATAAGTAAGCTTCGTAGAGGAATCTACATTCTAAACTTCAAATCAGATCAAAAAAGCTGGACTAAAAAGCTTATTAAGAAATAA